From a region of the Panicum virgatum strain AP13 chromosome 2K, P.virgatum_v5, whole genome shotgun sequence genome:
- the LOC120687961 gene encoding probable cysteine protease RD19D: MAAQLVAALVLLLQLAGASGHDGGFIRQVTDGGSRAWPGLLPEAQFAAFVRRHGRRYSGPEEYARRLRVFAANLARAAAHQALDPSARHGVTPFSDLTREEFESRLGLTDVRAGGERLVRGSMPAAAPATEEEVARLPASFDWRNMGAVTGVKTQGACGSCWAFSTTGAVEGANFLATGKLLNLSEQQLVDCDHTCSAVARNECNNGCAGGLMTNAYAYLMESGGLMEQRAYPYTGAAGAYRFDPDRAAVRVANFTAVPAGDERQTRAALVRRGPLAVGLNAAFMQTYAGGVSCPLVCPLAWVNHGALLVGYGARGFAALRLGYRPYWVIKNSWGEQWGERGYYRLCRGGNVCGVDSMVSAVAVAPPPP; the protein is encoded by the exons GTCGCCGCCCTCGTCCTGCTCctgcagctcgccggcgcgtCCGGCCACGACGGCGGCTTCATCCGGCAGGTCACCGACGGCGGCTCCCGAGCCTGGCCCGGGCTGCTCCCGGAGGCGCAGTTCGCGGCGTTCGTGCGGCGGCACGGGCGGCGGTACTCCGGGCCCGAGGAGTACGCGCGGCGGCTGCGCGTGTTCGCGGCCAACCTggcccgcgccgcggcgcacCAGGCGCTGGACCCCTCGGCGCGGCACGGGGTCACGCCCTTCTCCGACCTCACGCGGGAGGAGTTCGAGTCGCGCCTCGGCCTCACGGAcgtccgcgccggcggcgagaggctCGTGCGGGGGAgcatgcccgccgccgccccggccacggaggaggaggtggcgcggctgccGGCCAGCTTCGACTGGCGCAACATGGGCGCCGTCACCGGCGTCAAGACGCAGGGCGCGTGCGGGTCGTGCTGGGCCTTCAGCACGACGGGCGCCGTCGAGGGCGCCAACTTCCTCGCCACCGGGAAGCTCCTCAACCTCAGCGAGCAGCAGCTCGTCGACTGCGACCACACG TGCAGCGCGGTGGCGCGGAACGAGTGCAACAACGGCTGCGCCGGCGGGCTGATGACGAACGCGTACGCGTACCTGATGGAGTCGGGCGGGCTGATGGAGCAGCGCGCGTACCCGTACACGGGCGCGGCGGGGGCCTACCGCTTCGACCCggaccgcgccgccgtgcgcgtcgCCAACTtcaccgccgtccccgccggcgacgagcgccagACCCGGGCGGCGCTCGTCCGCCGCGGCCCGCTGGCGGTGGGGCTGAACGCGGCGTTCATGCAGACGTACGCGGGCGGGGTGTCGTGCCCGCTCGTGTGCCCGCTGGCGTGGGTCAACCACGGCGCGCTCCTCGTCGGCTACGGCGCGCGCGGCTTCGCGGCGCTGCGGCTGGGCTACCGCCCCTACTGGGTCATCAAGAACTCGTGGGGGGAGCAGTGGGGGGAGCGAGGGTACTACCGCCTCTGCCGCGGCGGCAACGTCTGCGGCGTCGACAGCATGgtctccgccgtcgccgtcgcgccgccgccgccgtga